The genomic region CGTCGGCGTCGTTGTGAAGCTTTGCtgtgaaaaaattttgtattacgGTCACCATCTCTAAGCCACATTACTTGTGAGCGTTGGCCCCACATCTTGGCTTCCTTGTCCAGCAAATGATTTACTTCCTTTTCTAATAACTTCATACGGTTTGAGTTTCCAGTCCGAGCTGCCTCCTTTTCTGCGTGTTTGAGTTGCTTACGCTTATTATCGAGCTCTTTTTTGACACTTCCAAAACATTTTTTGCTCCATCGTGTTAGCTCCTTTCCACACTTGTCTATTTTATTGAGAACTCTGGTGTCCCGTGGTTCTTCAACCCTTTCCTTCCATACGGCTTCTATTGTATTAGTGCATCCTTCATCCGTTAGCCACATTTGCTCAAATCTAAATGGTTTGTGGAAGCTCGAGTCCATCCCCTCTGGAGTTATCCACAGCGGTTTATGGTCAGAGGTTGTTACGTCTAAATGGTGGATTTTTGTACCCGGGAATCTTGTAAACCACTCTGCTGTGGCCAAACCTCTGTCAAGTCTCTCAAAAATTGTATAGTCAGCAAAGTGTTTATGCCAAGTGTAAGGAAACCCCACATACCCCAGGTCTATGAAACTACAATCATCCAGGGCGTCCCGAAAGAGTTGCATCTGTGAGTGCGGCCGGGGTCTCCCCCCTCTTTTCTCCGATTGACGAGTAATCTCATTGAATTCTCCGGCACATAACCATGGTGAAGCTCTCCTATTTTTCAAATCTCTCAATTTATCCCACGATTCATATCTTTTTTGGGTATCCGGTTCACCGTAGAAACCGGTGAATCTCCATTCTTCAggtgtatttttattaattgtggTGTCTATATGGTTCGGGGAGAAAGtttcaacatttaaattaaaGTCTTCCTTCCAAAATAGTACTAGACCACCTGCTTTATTTCTTCTCGGAACTTCAAACAGATTCTTGAATTGAATTCTCCTTTTCACTTGTTCTAGCCTAGCTTTATCTGTCCATGTTTCGGCTATAAACACAACAGAGGGATCTTTTGCCCACACCAAATCTGCAAGCTGATCGACTGTCAatgggttcccaagcccacgacAGTTCCAAACTAGGAGACTCATTGCATTTGGCAGGGCTGTTCAACAGCCTCTGCCAATATCTGAATATTTTCCTCACCGCTCTGAGaaaccacaatttttttgttgggtaaCCCAATGTGGTCTGCATGGTTGCTAGCTGGCCTCTTCTGACCCAGGATTTCAATGTTGTCAAATGTTGGTTCCCCTCCATTTCTGAGTATACGTTTCCAGGTTGTGAGATTGGCTCTGTTTTGTGAGTTTACTTTTGGGGTGGAAGTATCAGAGAGGGAATAGGGTGGTGTAATTGTCGTGGTAATATTTTTGGAGGGAATatcatgggtttttttttgcaTGGTATTATGGTTTGATGTGGGGTTGGTTTTCTTTTGTGGTTTTACTGTCAGGTTGGAAATATCAGAGAGAGGCATGGATGGTAATGGTGACGTGGTAGGACATTTGGAAAGAGAGGTGGGGTAATGTGTTGTTTGGATATTATGGGGTGGCGTATTATGATATTTAGGATGAGAGGTGGGGTCATGTGTTTTTTGGATATTAATATTATGGGATGGTGTGTTATGATATTTGGGATGGGAGGTGGGGTCTTGTGTTTCCAGGATATTATGGGATGACATGGGTGGAGTGATATTTTGGGGTAGGATATTTTGAGGTAGAATATTGTGGGAATTGTTCTCTGGCTGAAGCAATTCAAATTTGCTTAAATCTCGGTCTATCTCTTCACTAACAGTCTGGAAATTATTCATGTGCGTAGAGTGCGGCAAAAAATCCGAGCGTGATGGAGACAAGTTAGCAGTGGGCTTACCAGTAAGGAAAGTATCTTCTACCTGCGGATTCGACGCCATTCCCGAGTCTGTACTTTCCTTGTCGGGCTGTGTTGCTTTTTCTGACCGGGTTGACTTATCAGTCTCCGGTGAGTGATGGGTGGGTCCCCAAGAGTGTTCACCGGTCTGCTTGGCTATCTTCGACGCGTAAAACCCCGGGACTGATATCACCGGTCTCCTCTTTCCATTGAATGGCGGTGCCTTAATCCAGGGTCCGTACTGCTTCTCCGTTTTAGGTAGTGTTCCTTCACTTTCAATCCATCGACCGCAATCCTTGTCGCTATGCGTCAGGCAACCGCACCAGTAACACAGGTTAGGAAGCCGTTCATATTTGAATGTGACCCATTGTTCTCTATTATCGTCAAAAGCAATCACATGTCCCCTACACAGAGGCAATGAAATATCAATCGAAAGCCGGACCCTCATAAAACTTCCCCCATCCTCTGTAGGGGCATTCTGTAGGTGACATACTTGACCAGCCGTCTCACATAAACCTTCCGCCACTCTTTGTTCATGAACCTAACCGGAATACCATGTACCTGAACCCAGAATTGGGTGAGGTTAAAAGGTAGGGTATCAACTTCAGAGTCCGCTTCATACCGTTGCAAAACCATAAGGTTTTTATCATAGCTCCATGGTTCGTTTGCAATGATATTATCAACATCTACCTTACTGTCGAAAATAAATAGTACTATGTGATTTCCAAGATTTTTCAACCGGAAACCATTTTTGGATCGCCATAAAGGTTGGAATGTTGCTGCAATGGCATCCATATTTAAAGCTCTCTTTGTTAAGAATTTGGCTGCGATAATATACTCCGTCGTAGCCAAATCTGGTAGCATACGGAACTTTGGTTCTTCccgttgagaaagagagaggccCTTCCATTGTTTCGTGATTTCGTCCATGGAGGTGAGTACAGTGTTTCCCAAATACCCGAGAAGAAAAAACCAACAAACCTTAGTGTAACCTTGTTACCCTAAGGGACATGGACACTTCCGGTGAGGGACGACTATTCTACAGCCTAGGAGAAGTTAGGGTTACTAACTTTCACTAGCGATAGAGAAACCTAGTTTCTTTTAAACttaagttttggttttgtttggttgagagaaaAGTAAGAgaatggaaaatgtaatttatataaattgattattatgtccttgttatataatatataagaaatagatatatttacacattaaataatatagaaattaacaaaaatacatgtaaatttatattaattattttattattatagtaattaaaaatttatggcTCCAACTTACTACCCGGGaagacaatttaaaaaataaataaataaaacggAATGacataacaaacaaatattGGCTTGCACTTTTTGTGTCTATTATTCAGTTATATTATGTAAGTGCTGTGTGAAGACTTCTGGgaataagggaaaaaataataatcaaatattaatagaGAAGTTGGAATATAACGAGGGCAAggtaacaaaaaaacaaaaaagaagagtagAGAATCTGGAGAACTGCTGTGAAGAGGGAGAAGGAGTGAAGTTACTGAGAAGGTGGGAATTGATAGGTTGTCAAGAGATGGGAAAGTGAGTGAAATAAAGATAAAGggtatttataatttattactcatattattttttccctttaattttTCTCCTAAATTGGAAGGACAAAATTTTGGGTGTCCGaaaagattattttttatattatttttttttcttattttttctcctgaacaaaaaaaaaaaaaaaaaattctattttttactgtattttttatttttattttctacctTTCCTATTTTCACCAAAAGGGTTTTATTCACAcgtaataataagaataataataattattattattatatataccaTTAACTGACTTATACTCTGTCTGCATTCCTAAATTTTGGAGTAAACATGTTATCGCAGTGTTTCTGTTGGAGCTTTCCCACATGTTCTTATTCATCCATCCACCACCACAACCTTAACCAttctacaaacaaaaaacaacaacaaccctttcttctttttcttcgccTAAGACAACCTAAACCCAAATCCTCTCCTTTTAAGCTCACATGTCTTGGAGCTGGAACTGGAACTGAATTATTCGACCAAATTTCTCAACTTGCCCACAACAAGGTCCAAAATTGTTGCTACCCCATTTATTCATTTCCTTTCAATTTGCTTTCCCATTATCTTAATTCGTATTCCTTCACAGATTTTAGTTGCAGCTGGTATTTCTGCTGCAATTGGACAGCTCTCTAAGCCCTTCACTTCTGTCTTACTCTATGGTAAAGACTTGGATTTCAAGGCTGCCTTTCAAGCTGGAGGCTTCCCTTCTACTCATTCCTCCGTACTCTCTGACCTCTACTCTACTCTGTTTATTTTTGTgtacataattaatttatatatataagtatatatataaattaactgGGGTATAAGTATAACCATTGGATATTTGGGTTAATTTTAATCTTATCAACTTTTTTCACATATTGTCATTCATAGGCGGTGGTAGCTACTGCAACAATCATTGCCTTGGAAAGGTAAGCGGTCAGCAGTGAGCACCACTCACCCTTCCTTTCTATCTTTCAATGCTAGAGATACCATGAATGTTACTACATAACATGTACAGACTGATGCGATATATTACCAATCACATTAAAgtaatttagatatttatttgtaattttattgaagtGGGACTGTTAAAGTTTTTGTGTGATTGTGTGTGATGATTGGATGATAAGCGGAAGTATGAAAGAGGGAGCACACACAAAGGTTTATGTAGTTCGGCCTAATGGCCTACGTCCACAGTGAGAAAGCTTTTGACGACTACATATTTTATTAAGCacttgtgttacaatgaacctaATGTAGGGCTTATTTACTAGAGAATACTTGACTAATGCTAGACTAACCCAAGGTTAAGTTGCTTGTTCTACAAGTACATGAGCATACAATTGGTATTGGCCACTTAGGCCATAATATATCTAACAGGGaccaatcacattcattgtcAATTTCTAGTTTGTAAGCCTTTTGTAGTAACTTTTGACTTTTCCATCTTTTTTCAATGCTAAAATACAAAACCATGCATGATCCACCATAATTAGTATTCTGTTTTATAAACATCATATATTGATTCATTCTATACTTGTGTCAGACTTGATGTGTGGATTTTGATTACAGGGGTCTCTCGGATTCAATTTTTGGCCTTACAGTTGTTTATGCTGGCCTTATTATGTATGATGCACAGGTATATATTTTCTGCTGTTTTACTTCATATATCCTCatgtttctattttttcatgTCATTTTTCACATCTCCTCTTGTAAGCAAGTAGTTCGGCTTCCTCATGATTCAATGCAAATGGTGCTCCAAATGTAGCCCCCAATCTATCACGAGTGTTAGTGATCGCCTTAGTTTTccatttgttttcttaattaaatcAGGTTAAATCATATTTATATTTGCAAGTGCTACCAATTTGGTCTTGTTAGTGAAgaaccttttttctttctttctttctttcaaaccTTAATCCAGGAAGAATGCTATGGAAATTATAGACTGGGATTTAGGATTGTGAGATTTATTCTGAGTTTTTGACAATTATCAACTTTTCTTTGCTCTATACATAAGCTAGTGAGAACTTAATGCATTGGAAGTTGGAAGTTGGAACTTGGATCTTAGGCAACAGCTTTCACATCTTACAATTTGTCTATAACAGTTTGCTCTTGAGAAAGTACTGGTGATTTGGTCCCAATTGGATCTTAGACAATGGGTGTCAAATCCTACTTTCTAGAACTCAAATTGGATCTCTGTTCTGGTTTTGTCCAATTTGTAAAAACATTAGTAAGATGATGGATTGAATCCATTGGTCAGTCTTGCCTGTAATCTAGTTTTTAGTTTGTTTAATTTGGCTAACTAATTGCTGCTGTGGCATGATAGAGGGTTGGTACTTTCAAGAAGATGGACCTCTATGGACTTCCATCAGTGGCATTTAATTCACCAAAGAGGAGAAGAGTGCCACATAGGTCATGAGTGGACAAAAGCCTATCTGGTCTTGCAGAAAGTAATGTGATCATTAGACAGTATTTCCAATAGAAATATGATATAGATAAGAAATCTTCCTTCATACTTTTCCGATTTGATTATTGCCAAAGCTATACCAAGTAAATTTGTTTCAAAGAACCTGATCTGCTAATGACTCACAAACCTTTTATTGTTGATGGCTCTTTCCTTCATTTATGATGGTTTTCTATTTGTTGAATCTTTTGAATATCTTCTTTTATCTTCTCTAGATTAGAGATTTCTGTCAATGTCATTAGTAATTCATGAATCTTGTTCACTGATTGTCATAATCTATAATAGTGGAACCCAACTACAGGTTTAGATCGACTGCAGATTCGTTGTTTGTGAATCTCACTCTCTCGTTCTCTCTGAATTGCTTATTTGAcagttttattgatttttgaattatttcaaAGCCTATCTCTTCAtactgtttttccttttctctttccttaTTTTGTATCTAACTGGATCCTTTTCCATCATTTTATCTATGACATAGTACCTGCAAATGACCTTAACTTCTAATGCCATGCTCCCATAGTTGCTGCTCCATTATCAATCACAATCTTCACCAAAACAAAGCTACTCCATCAGGAAAATGAGCTGCGTCATTGAGATATTACTTCATTCTATGTcagctataaattttttaaaattgttttcttttgctaTAGTTCCTAGCCACTAAAGGAGTCTATGTAAGAATGTATTTTCTTAGGTCTGTAagcatattttctaaataaaggAAATGATAGTGaagagaataagagagagaaCACCTGGTGTCATGCTTAAGGTTCAGCAAAAAATGAGGTTTCTATGAAGTTGTTTATGGTTATAGGTCAAACCAGACCTAATTTTATACCATGAGTGACAAACAACTCATAAGTCATGCTATTATATCTCTAGTTTCTTCACTTCTAAATGTTTAGATATTTTTCAATATGTTCTCAGGATGTACTTCAGTTTTGTACGATGAGAGATTTTTAAATGACATTTTCAGAAGTTGCATTTGTTTCCTAAATTATAGTCAAACTGAAACATCAATCTGAGTGTTGATATTACTTCTGCAGGGTGTGAGAAGAGAAGTAGGAAATCATGCAAAAGTCCTGAATAAAGTGATGGCCAAAATACACGTTAATTCAGTTCACACTAAGGATAGAGAAAATATGATTGATTCTCAACCAGGAACATCATTGCCAGTAAGTTTGGAGAGACTTGGGCCCCTCGTGTCTGAGGAAGCAAGTTCTTTTACTTCAAAATCAACAAATTCTCCTCTATTACTTAGATCAGATGACAAAATGAGGCAAAATAATCAGGTGGTGTTGTCTTCGGACTCAGCAGCCAATGTTGAAGAAGGAATAGAAAGAACTattgagaatctaatttttctaaaagaaTCAATTGGACATACTGAGGTTGAAGTCATAGCTGGTGCCTTGCTTGGTTTCTTTGTTAGCTTGGCTTTATATACAATAATGTGATACAGTATTATGCTGTATACTTCATTATTTTTCcctatattctttttcttaggCATCTAGTGTTCAAAATCATTAGCTCATTGCAACATCAATACCTTACCTTTCAATTATTTGCTTGTTCATCTAAGCATTGCTTGTTCATTTTCAGTACTTTCCAGGCATATCAGAAAGCACGTATCAGTATGTGGTCATCGAGCTTCCTTGCACTTTCCTGTCAATTCTACTGTTGGGCAAGTGTGAGCTTAATGCACCCCAGTTAATAATTTCTAGACTTGCAATCATCTGCTACCCTATAGACTATAGTGTTATGTTAACAAGCtgatagaaaatattaaaagtgtTGTAAGTGGTTTGAATATGATAATTTAAGAATGGAACCACTCGCGAAAATCCTGACCAAGAACAATAGCATGTTACACAACTGTTcttctacaaaaaaaattaaaaataaaaaaattaaattttacttcTTAGGTTCTGACAAACTGAAGGGGTTGATAAAAGATCCCTCAAAACTGTTGAGCTGTGCTGTTCTAGATACTGTTTTTGGCTCTTTATTAGTCAGCCAAGGCTAACTGGCTTGACCGCATAAAGCTATATCTACTTGCTCCGGTTCTTCTGCATTATCACCATATTACTCTTTTGAATCATCTTCTCAATTTAAGGTTAACATTTTCTACGAACACAAAATATGGTATGCAACAAACTTCAAAATGGGTGTAGGTGTTATTTGCATTAACTATTAAGCGGATTGGCACCACTCTGCTAGAATGGTAATATGAGTCTACATAAACAAACTTCAAACTTTAGAGGTCTTAACATCATAACTAGGAAATGACCATGAAATAGGAGAGAACTCCACTTGATACTGGCATGAAATTTTATGGCAAGATAAAAATTAGCGGTCACCCGAGGCTCTTGATAGTTTACTGCTAGTAGGCTAGTCCTGGTGTCTCACACCATTAGCCTAGTGTTTCCCAGTTACTTCGAATCTCACTAAAAGAGAATACagatatttaatttatatacaaCAAAAATAGATCAGGATCCAGCATTTACTTTCCCAGATAATTAATTACcactatttttcattttgaaccTATTAGGTGATTTTAAATCATCAAACCTGCTGCATCCGCCTTTTCTATAActtattttacaacaaaatggTGAGCATTGCTACAAAAGAATGAGTTATTGGCTCTTCATTTTGTTGACAGAATAGTTCTCTTCAGGTTGCTTTTGCCACCTATAATTTGACTCTTCTATCCACCGAGGAAGGACCAAAAACTTGTTCTGTTTCACTGCCCATCGAGACTTCTCTGTTCCA from Castanea sativa cultivar Marrone di Chiusa Pesio chromosome 11, ASM4071231v1 harbors:
- the LOC142615115 gene encoding uncharacterized protein LOC142615115 isoform X1, whose translation is MLSQCFCWSFPTCSYSSIHHHNLNHSTNKKQQQPFLLFLRLRQPKPKSSPFKLTCLGAGTGTELFDQISQLAHNKILVAAGISAAIGQLSKPFTSVLLYGKDLDFKAAFQAGGFPSTHSSAVVATATIIALERGLSDSIFGLTVVYAGLIMYDAQGVRREVGNHAKVLNKVMAKIHVNSVHTKDRENMIDSQPGTSLPVSLERLGPLVSEEASSFTSKSTNSPLLLRSDDKMRQNNQVVLSSDSAANVEEGIERTIENLIFLKESIGHTEVEVIAGALLGFFVSLALYTIM
- the LOC142615115 gene encoding uncharacterized protein LOC142615115 isoform X2, with translation MLSQCFCWSFPTCSYSSIHHHNLNHSTNKKQQQPFLLFLRLRQPKPKSSPFKLTCLGAGTGTELFDQISQLAHNKILVAAGISAAIGQLSKPFTSVLLYGKDLDFKAAFQAGGFPSTHSSAVVATATIIALERGLSDSIFGLTVVYAGLIMYDAQRVGTFKKMDLYGLPSVAFNSPKRRRVPHRS